The genomic interval gtggccgagttctccaacacatccacacaggtttctctgcgcgtgttcttgaatacagcagtttcacttatatctattatcatatttttttttttttattttttttttttttattatttctgttcttcttattattattactcttactcttattattattattgttactattaccaactagttgtgtaatggcctactggctaggatgatcttagctatatatgttgtaagtagtatggattacacggtcttctgtatgatgtttcaagtccccacccgcactccccacaccctttctgtccctctctctcccctccctcttctctctcccttcttttctctctctctctctctgtcccctccggtcgagtccagcattaagagtctgatttaataaagtttttcatgtcatcaagagggactttatacatgtagtataaatccctgcttgatagagtaaaattgcccagcatcagacggcagccagacaatcattctgtttgcaacaatgctggacaagacaggttaaaaaaaaaaaaaaaaaaaaaaaaaaaaaagatagatagatagatagatagatagatagatagatagatagaaatcTCTTCTTTAACATATGAAATTATATGTTAAAgtatatataattaataaagTTTCAACATAAAATCAGttctattcatttattattacaatccataaataaaaatcatcataaacaaacattttaaaaacccatcaGGACCTGTTTTAAGGCTCGTTAAACATCCTCAGAACCATCAGCAACACTTCAGCTCCTGGTTTACACCTCCGCTGTTTCTCTCCCatcactttgttttaaaaagagaaagtgagGAGATTCATTTCCACCTGCCATAAAACTCCCTCCATCCTGCTTCATGTCTCCGTCGTTCGGGTTAAAAATCGGGTTAAGGGCTTTGAATGTGTGAGTGGAAGGAAACCCGTCTCCCAGCAGGTTCTGGCTCAGTTCCGATCACACCTGGAATCCTGGAAAACCTGGAAAACTAAGGTCTATCTAACAAGTCTGGttcaaaatgaatcaatgaTATAAACTTGACAAAGCAGCGTGAAAAGTTAAACGTTAAAGACACGATCAATCTGACAGTGATGTCATTCATCAATAAATAAGTCACCATCTGGAAGCATCATCGCTGACTTCAGCTCCGCCTCTAATacaaattaagaaaagaaattagCCAAGACATTGTCCAGCAATATGTGGCGATCAGCGAATCTGCCAGATCCAATGACCACATGACTCCAGAGACAGCACCCGGATTAGATTCCACGTTATAGGTCAGAGGTCCCTGAACGAagcttctcctccacctgatCCATCACAGTTTCTGTTTAGGTCAGAGATCGGCCTGGTCTTCCTCCCAGTTCTTCCAGCAGATCCAGTGGCCTGGTCTTCCTCCCAGTTCTTCCAGCAGATCCAGTGGCCTGGTCTTCCTCCCAGTTCTTCCAGCAGATCCAGTGGCCTGGTCTTCCTCCCAGTTCTTCCAGCAGATCCAGTGGCCTGGTCTTCCTCCCAGTTCTTCCAGCAGATCCAGTGGCCTGGTCTTCCTCCCAGTTCTTCCAGCGGATCCAGTGGCCGAGGCTTCGTTTGGACTGTTCCAGTCTACTTTCCAGCTTTCTCTCCGCTGGAGCTGCACAGCAGGCTCTTCGCTCCACTCTGCCAGGAGTTCAGCGTCTCCAGGGGAGTTTTTCCCTCCTGCATGGAAGAGACAGAAGCCGGGAATGAGACCTGGAAAAGTGGAACCTTAAATGTGGGGAACCACCATCTCTTTGGGCAGCATTTAACTCTTTTTCTACAGCTATGGAACAATAAGTtaagaataagaaaatacaTGTGGGAATACTGTAtgtagataaataaaacaaaaaataaagacagaaataaatgaaaacatttaatgttaCTCAGTTTGATTtatgtgtgtctttatttatttattattgtgttttattttacagagcAGATGTACAGATTACAGTTACTTTGGTTTTTGAATTTCCATGCTGGTATTTATTTGTCTACGTCCTCCccttcatttttccttctgttgCAGGTTTGTAGGTGTTTGTGGCCCTGCTGTTGTTCCCTACGCTGGCTCTCAGTGAATCTGGCTCTGACATGCAGAAACCAGCTGATTTACTCGGGTGGATGGAGGTGGCTGGCCTGGGGACTGAGGCTTCAGGGCCAGAACGGTTCCTACCAAGTTCTTTGCGCTGAGATTGGCCCCGTACATCATCAGCAGTTTGATCATCTTGAATCTGTTTATTCTGACGGCGTCGTGCATCGGCGAGTCTCCGTCCTGCAGCCAGAGAGGAAAAGTGATGAGAACAGAGACTAGAAACCAGTCAGACTGGAGGTTAAAACGGAAAAATGTCCAAATGATTCCTAACAACGTGAAGCGGTTTTAGATGATCATATTTGATCTGAGCTGTTTGGTAGCATCACGTTTCTCTGATGTGAAATGAAACCCTGCAGCAGTTTCATGTTACTGGAGGAAGTCTGGACGTCTTTCTGGGGGACTCCATGCTCACCCTGTCTTTGGCGTTGACGTCCGCTCCACAGTGGATGAGATGCTCGGCACACTCGCAGTGTCCGGTCCTCACAGCCACGTGCAGAGGAGTGCTGTgcagctgagcagcagcagaagaaaacagccagttttagtttattacacaagaaaaaagagctgaaaaatgAAGGCGGTGTTGTGTCCCGAACCACAGGATGGCGCCAGAGAGCTACAACAGGGTTGGCAAAAACTAAgcgttaatgcaaagagatgaaTCTGCAGAATTCAGGCTCAACACAGTTGTTACAGATACATAAATCTGTGAAAGAAGCTGATAATaatcatcatttttactttattaatccaaaCTGGGAAAAACAGCTCTGCATTTGAACACGTCTGGATGGACCAGAGAGCAGTGGAGGGGTAAAAGGCCTTGCTCATGGGACACACCAGGGACTCAAACACGGGCTCTCCAGACCCAagtccacctctgtaaccaccacTCCCCACACAGAGGTGAGCTGAGTCCACCAAAAACCACCTTAATCCTCCTTATTtgtgaagattctgacagtttgtcCAACCCTTACATTAAAGTACCGACGCTACCACACTGCTGTTGATCGATATGGATACCAGGAAGGATCCGCCCATCTCACTCCCACCAACCTTGTCTCTGGAGGTGATCTTGGCTCcctgatggaggaggagctgcaggGCCGGCAGGCTGCCTCCTCTGCAGGCCCAGTGGACGGCCGAGGCCTccagctgaaacacacacacaccacactgtCAGCTAGTGTGTGTTCATGATGCTGAACAGCCACAGTACCGGAAGCAGAGGCAGCGCCCACCTTGTCTTTCTTCTCCATGGCAGCTCCGGCCTCCAGGAGTCGCTCCATCACCTCCACGTGTCCTCTGAAAGCAGCTTTGTGCAGAGCCGTTCTCTGGAACTGACAGCAGGCAGAGAATTCCTACAGAGATTCCTTCAGATTCAGATGTTTGAAGGGGAGATTTGGCCATGAGTCTTACACTGTCTGCAGCGTTTGGGTTTCCTCCGTCGGCCAGGTACTTCTCCACCACCGCCAGCTTGTTCTCCACGGCTGCCGTCAGGAACAGCTGCTCGTCCACCGTC from Melanotaenia boesemani isolate fMelBoe1 chromosome 16, fMelBoe1.pri, whole genome shotgun sequence carries:
- the ankrd1a gene encoding ankyrin repeat domain-containing protein 1, which gives rise to MGLHSVEDLVTRKRSEGKEVEGFQGGVYEAAVNQEKQDDLRSHQEPGASKEEVSGGEQEEVNVVALNTDKSGRLKLETVDDLFNILQLRKRRRERKAPVHKKTQPEPDPVPETVDEQLFLTAAVENKLAVVEKYLADGGNPNAADSFQRTALHKAAFRGHVEVMERLLEAGAAMEKKDKLEASAVHWACRGGSLPALQLLLHQGAKITSRDKLHSTPLHVAVRTGHCECAEHLIHCGADVNAKDRDGDSPMHDAVRINRFKMIKLLMMYGANLSAKNLEGKTPLETLNSWQSGAKSLLCSSSGEKAGK